One segment of Anastrepha obliqua isolate idAnaObli1 chromosome 3, idAnaObli1_1.0, whole genome shotgun sequence DNA contains the following:
- the LOC129242847 gene encoding serine/arginine repetitive matrix protein 2 isoform X6 produces MVQELKGIIFSFFFSLRQTNYADFIISKSKKKKSRKRKSSESDSGDSDHASENEKPSSDSEYESKKQQRKRTKKDKKKRDKKKKKERTRALDKSRSRSPDRFVKDDRKRTEERSSRRGDRNSARSPSKSATRKSLDRRSSERLGREDRRRRDERSKQNDNHSPRNVSKSSARNPFRSRSRERETQRRSPQTSHRRNTSTESRSREYSRERHRGDERDRHDKSVERRREISADRNARRRKRPRSISRDGRGGASLSRQANASRTRSRSRSKSVRRNNRRRSPSSTFVDNLRKRTITPTVPPRKGVAASVSPTRSDSSTRKNPFNPFKVDVPPLAGSGSISEVRPGANPFKNSVDTAKPVKMSSRTRSPSAASSSLSRAGKGRSRSKKEDITRISRDKSHLNERSSSVRSSRSNRDDGVKKNEKQYNRERSRECRMSPVQRRSAHRAESEFRKEQSRERKTAKARQRSGSRSMRNSKERELSHAHEKSSLSRRSTSRADREVEKRRKVSRERSSELRLVREITERERSRERRVMRDNRSERRRSREQHVDSTRASSQKLSPARRRRSHSPLAATANKGAASPTRSPTRKRSRNVASPPSKFREEIETAPLRRSPSRNSSELSYSPAQRNPERYRDILEAKEKGKGKEKPVILEQESKKRNAEVEALPHDAHKVRNVPEDSATNDPENRERSGRIKERATSNSSHTQAMERDRDLDRDSQRDADRNGRPRSKEKRTREHKRERETRDACSTKRAKPISGPVVRLQGQSEDENDADDRTEKVSASLDEFQETRRGRELKDLEMLEQLKTDIAAKAKEKLKSIEKMNTGQGGSIGSEPFKINDPQPLVAALADSTLVDTIVSKVSTATVAAAESAARRSRSRSRRSRSRSRSRPRREGGAAGGTNRRHSTSRSRSSHYSSSSSRSHTRTRSHSHRSSRSRTHSHSSHSSCSTRSSSRSSSSSGSSGSSRTGSRSPSIPRRRGSPSFLDRRRITSARKRPIPYHRKTPSDASSYCSSCYSRESSPHSPSRSPTRSSHSPSTAF; encoded by the exons ATGGTTCAAGAATTAAAAGGaattattttctcatttttcttttccttaAGACAAACCAATTATGCAGATTTTATAATAAG TAaatcgaagaagaagaagtcgagAAAACGTAAGTCAAGCGAATCTGATTCCGGTGATTCGGACCATGCCTCTGAGAATGAGAAACCTAGCAGTGATTCGGAGTATGAATCGAAGAAGCAACAACGTAAACGCACCAAAAAGGACAAA AAGAAACgcgataagaagaagaagaaggaacgCACTAGAGCATTAGATAAGTCGCGCTCaag ATCTCCTGATCGTTTTGTTAAGGATGACCGAAAGCGTACCGAAGAAAGATCATCAAGAAGAGGCGATCGCAACTCCGCACGGAGTCCATCTAAATCCGCCACAAGAAAATCACTCGATCGCAGATCTTCTGAACGCCTTGGTAGGGAAGACCGACGGCGTCGTGATGAAAGATCGAAGCAAAACGACAATCACTCTCCGCGGAATGTATCTAAATCTTCCGCCAGAAATCCTTTCCGTAGTCGCTCACGTGAACGTGAAACACAGCGTCGTTCGCCCCAAACCTCGCACCGTCGTAATACATCAACGGAAAGCCGAAGCCGAGAGTATTCAAGAGAACGACATCGAGGCGACGAGCGTGATCGTCATGATAAATCCGTAGAACGTCGTAGAGAAATTTCTGCGGATCGTAACGCACGGCGAAGGAAGCGGCCACGATCAATATCACGTGACGGACGTGGTGGCGCCTCGCTGTCACGTCAAGCGAACGCCTCACGCACTCGTTCACGCTCACGTTCAAAATCTGTGCGTCGCAATAATCGAAGGCGATCGCCTTCCTCAACTTTTGTTGATAATTTGCGTAAACGTACGATTACACCAACAGTACCACCTCGAAAGGGTGTCGCGGCGTCTGTCTCTCCGACGCGTTCTGATTCTAGCACAAGAAAGAATCCCTTCAATCCTTTTAAAGTTGATGTACCTCCGCTTGCCGGGTCTGGGTCCATAAGTGAAGTGCGACCTGGAGCAAACCCATTTAAGAATAGCGTGGATACAGCCAAACCTGTAAAGATGTCAAGCCGTACTCGATCACCGTCAGCAGCAAGCAGCAGTCTCAGTCGAGCTGGTAAAGGAAGATCACGTTCAAAGAAGGAGGATATAACGCGCATAAGTCGAGATAAATCGCACTTGAATGAACGATCATCTTCAGTGCGGTCATCACGTTCAAATAGGGATGATGGAGTGAAGAAAAACGAAAAGCAATATAACAGAGAGCGTTCGCGTGAATGCAGAATGTCGCCTGTTCAGCGCCGCTCAGCGCATCGGGCAGAGTCTGAATTTAGGAAAGAACAATCACGTGAGCGTAAAACTGCTAAAGCTCGTCAACGTTCGGGTTCTCGTTCTATGCGGAATTCCAAAGAACGAGAACTTTCACATGCTCATGAAAAATCATCCTTGTCTCGACGTTCTACATCTCGCGCTGACCGCGAAGTTGAGAAACGGAGAAAGGTTTCCCGTGAGCGATCTTCCGAACTACGTCTCGTCCGTGAAATAACGGAAAGGGAGCGATCGCGCGAACGGCGAGTAATGCGTGATAATCGATCCGAACGCCGAAGATCTAGAGAACAACACGTTGACTCAACACGCGCATCATCACAGAAATTATCTCCAGCACGACGCCGTCGTTCACACTCTCCGCTAGCAGCGACAGCAAATAAAGGCGCTGCCTCTCCAACGCGTTCACCAACTAGAAAACGTTCAAGAAACGTTGCTTCTCCGCCATCCAAATTCCGTGAAGAAATTGAAACTGCGCCTCTACGTCGTTCGCCATCACGTAATTCTTCGGAACTAAGTTACTCGCCGGCACAACGTAATCCTGAGCGTTACCGCGACATTCTTGAAGCAAAAGAAAAAGGTAAAGGTAAGGAAAAGCCAGTGATATTAGAACAGGAATCGAAAAAGCGCAATGCTGAAGTCGAAGCATTGCCGCATGATGCACATAAAGTACGAAACGTGCCCGAAGACTCGGCAACTAACGATCCAGAAAACCGTGAACGAAGTGGACGAATCAAAGAGCGTGCAACGAGCAACAGTAGCCATACACAGGCTATGGAACGTGATCGAGATCTAGACCGTGATAGTCAACGTGATGCCGATCGAAATGGTCGTCCACGCAGTAAAGAAAAACGGACCAGGGAACACAAACGCGAACGCGAGACTCGAGACGCCTGTAGTACTAAACGCGCTAAGCCTATATCGGGACCAGTGGTGCGTTTGCAAGGGCAAAGTGAGGATGAAAATGATGCAGACGATCGCACCGAAAAGGTGTCTGCCTCACTCGACGAATTCCAAGAAACAAGACGAGGACGGGAACTAAAAGACTTAGAAATGCTGGAACAGCTAAAAACGGATATAGCCGCCAAGGCAAAGGAAAAATTGAAGTCGATTGAGAAAATGAACACTGGCCAAGGAGGAAGCATTGGTAGTGaa ccTTTTAAAATTAACGATCCACAGCCTCTGGTGGCGGCTCTAGCCGATAGTACACTCGTCGATACAATCGTCTCCAAGGTATCAACAGCTACAGTGGCGGCAGCAGAAAGTGCAGCACGTCGAAGTCGCAGCCGTTCACGGCGTAGCCGAAGCCGCAGCCGCAGTCGCCCACGACGCGAGGGAGGTGCTGCAGGAGGAACAAACCGTCGGCATTCCACCAGCCGTTCGCGTTCATC GCATTATTCGTCGTCGAGCAGTCGCAGCCACACCCGTACTCGCAGTCATAGCCATCGAAGTTCACGTTCTCGCACACATTCACATTCTTCGCATTCGAGCTGTTCGACGCGAAGTAGTTCACGAAGCTCATCAAg CTCCGGCAGTTCCGGTTCCTCACGTACTGGCTCGCGATCACCATCGATTCCGCGAAGACGCGGGTCGCCCAGCTTTCTAGACCGCCGACGCATAACCAG CGCTCGCAAACGTCCGATTCCTTATCACCGAAAAACACCATCGGATGCTTCGAGTTACTGTTCGAGCTGCTATAGTCGCGAAAGTTCGCCACATTCACCATCGCGCTCACCCACGCGCAGCAGCCACAGTCCGTCGACGGCATTTTGA
- the LOC129242847 gene encoding serine/arginine repetitive matrix protein 2 isoform X5, whose amino-acid sequence MYNGIGLTTPRGSGTNGHVQRNWAFVRPGKKDNSNYRSEEDIKKLDATLNRPPNKEILDHDRKRKIEVKCIEFEEILEKQGSASPERKRDKKKKSKKHKKESKSKKKKSRKRKSSESDSGDSDHASENEKPSSDSEYESKKQQRKRTKKDKKKRDKKKKKERTRALDKSRSRSPDRFVKDDRKRTEERSSRRGDRNSARSPSKSATRKSLDRRSSERLGREDRRRRDERSKQNDNHSPRNVSKSSARNPFRSRSRERETQRRSPQTSHRRNTSTESRSREYSRERHRGDERDRHDKSVERRREISADRNARRRKRPRSISRDGRGGASLSRQANASRTRSRSRSKSVRRNNRRRSPSSTFVDNLRKRTITPTVPPRKGVAASVSPTRSDSSTRKNPFNPFKVDVPPLAGSGSISEVRPGANPFKNSVDTAKPVKMSSRTRSPSAASSSLSRAGKGRSRSKKEDITRISRDKSHLNERSSSVRSSRSNRDDGVKKNEKQYNRERSRECRMSPVQRRSAHRAESEFRKEQSRERKTAKARQRSGSRSMRNSKERELSHAHEKSSLSRRSTSRADREVEKRRKVSRERSSELRLVREITERERSRERRVMRDNRSERRRSREQHVDSTRASSQKLSPARRRRSHSPLAATANKGAASPTRSPTRKRSRNVASPPSKFREEIETAPLRRSPSRNSSELSYSPAQRNPERYRDILEAKEKGKGKEKPVILEQESKKRNAEVEALPHDAHKVRNVPEDSATNDPENRERSGRIKERATSNSSHTQAMERDRDLDRDSQRDADRNGRPRSKEKRTREHKRERETRDACSTKRAKPISGPVVRLQGQSEDENDADDRTEKVSASLDEFQETRRGRELKDLEMLEQLKTDIAAKAKEKLKSIEKMNTGQGGSIGSEPFKINDPQPLVAALADSTLVDTIVSKVSTATVAAAESAARRSRSRSRRSRSRSRSRPRREGGAAGGTNRRHSTSRSRSSHYSSSSSRSHTRTRSHSHRSSRSRTHSHSSHSSCSTRSSSRSSSSSGSSGSSRTGSRSPSIPRRRGSPSFLDRRRITSARKRPIPYHRKTPSDASSYCSSCYSRESSPHSPSRSPTRSSHSPSTAF is encoded by the exons ttCCGCCAGTCCTGAGCGTAAAAGGGATAAGAAGAAAAAGTCcaagaaacataaaaaagaaag TAaatcgaagaagaagaagtcgagAAAACGTAAGTCAAGCGAATCTGATTCCGGTGATTCGGACCATGCCTCTGAGAATGAGAAACCTAGCAGTGATTCGGAGTATGAATCGAAGAAGCAACAACGTAAACGCACCAAAAAGGACAAA AAGAAACgcgataagaagaagaagaaggaacgCACTAGAGCATTAGATAAGTCGCGCTCaag ATCTCCTGATCGTTTTGTTAAGGATGACCGAAAGCGTACCGAAGAAAGATCATCAAGAAGAGGCGATCGCAACTCCGCACGGAGTCCATCTAAATCCGCCACAAGAAAATCACTCGATCGCAGATCTTCTGAACGCCTTGGTAGGGAAGACCGACGGCGTCGTGATGAAAGATCGAAGCAAAACGACAATCACTCTCCGCGGAATGTATCTAAATCTTCCGCCAGAAATCCTTTCCGTAGTCGCTCACGTGAACGTGAAACACAGCGTCGTTCGCCCCAAACCTCGCACCGTCGTAATACATCAACGGAAAGCCGAAGCCGAGAGTATTCAAGAGAACGACATCGAGGCGACGAGCGTGATCGTCATGATAAATCCGTAGAACGTCGTAGAGAAATTTCTGCGGATCGTAACGCACGGCGAAGGAAGCGGCCACGATCAATATCACGTGACGGACGTGGTGGCGCCTCGCTGTCACGTCAAGCGAACGCCTCACGCACTCGTTCACGCTCACGTTCAAAATCTGTGCGTCGCAATAATCGAAGGCGATCGCCTTCCTCAACTTTTGTTGATAATTTGCGTAAACGTACGATTACACCAACAGTACCACCTCGAAAGGGTGTCGCGGCGTCTGTCTCTCCGACGCGTTCTGATTCTAGCACAAGAAAGAATCCCTTCAATCCTTTTAAAGTTGATGTACCTCCGCTTGCCGGGTCTGGGTCCATAAGTGAAGTGCGACCTGGAGCAAACCCATTTAAGAATAGCGTGGATACAGCCAAACCTGTAAAGATGTCAAGCCGTACTCGATCACCGTCAGCAGCAAGCAGCAGTCTCAGTCGAGCTGGTAAAGGAAGATCACGTTCAAAGAAGGAGGATATAACGCGCATAAGTCGAGATAAATCGCACTTGAATGAACGATCATCTTCAGTGCGGTCATCACGTTCAAATAGGGATGATGGAGTGAAGAAAAACGAAAAGCAATATAACAGAGAGCGTTCGCGTGAATGCAGAATGTCGCCTGTTCAGCGCCGCTCAGCGCATCGGGCAGAGTCTGAATTTAGGAAAGAACAATCACGTGAGCGTAAAACTGCTAAAGCTCGTCAACGTTCGGGTTCTCGTTCTATGCGGAATTCCAAAGAACGAGAACTTTCACATGCTCATGAAAAATCATCCTTGTCTCGACGTTCTACATCTCGCGCTGACCGCGAAGTTGAGAAACGGAGAAAGGTTTCCCGTGAGCGATCTTCCGAACTACGTCTCGTCCGTGAAATAACGGAAAGGGAGCGATCGCGCGAACGGCGAGTAATGCGTGATAATCGATCCGAACGCCGAAGATCTAGAGAACAACACGTTGACTCAACACGCGCATCATCACAGAAATTATCTCCAGCACGACGCCGTCGTTCACACTCTCCGCTAGCAGCGACAGCAAATAAAGGCGCTGCCTCTCCAACGCGTTCACCAACTAGAAAACGTTCAAGAAACGTTGCTTCTCCGCCATCCAAATTCCGTGAAGAAATTGAAACTGCGCCTCTACGTCGTTCGCCATCACGTAATTCTTCGGAACTAAGTTACTCGCCGGCACAACGTAATCCTGAGCGTTACCGCGACATTCTTGAAGCAAAAGAAAAAGGTAAAGGTAAGGAAAAGCCAGTGATATTAGAACAGGAATCGAAAAAGCGCAATGCTGAAGTCGAAGCATTGCCGCATGATGCACATAAAGTACGAAACGTGCCCGAAGACTCGGCAACTAACGATCCAGAAAACCGTGAACGAAGTGGACGAATCAAAGAGCGTGCAACGAGCAACAGTAGCCATACACAGGCTATGGAACGTGATCGAGATCTAGACCGTGATAGTCAACGTGATGCCGATCGAAATGGTCGTCCACGCAGTAAAGAAAAACGGACCAGGGAACACAAACGCGAACGCGAGACTCGAGACGCCTGTAGTACTAAACGCGCTAAGCCTATATCGGGACCAGTGGTGCGTTTGCAAGGGCAAAGTGAGGATGAAAATGATGCAGACGATCGCACCGAAAAGGTGTCTGCCTCACTCGACGAATTCCAAGAAACAAGACGAGGACGGGAACTAAAAGACTTAGAAATGCTGGAACAGCTAAAAACGGATATAGCCGCCAAGGCAAAGGAAAAATTGAAGTCGATTGAGAAAATGAACACTGGCCAAGGAGGAAGCATTGGTAGTGaa ccTTTTAAAATTAACGATCCACAGCCTCTGGTGGCGGCTCTAGCCGATAGTACACTCGTCGATACAATCGTCTCCAAGGTATCAACAGCTACAGTGGCGGCAGCAGAAAGTGCAGCACGTCGAAGTCGCAGCCGTTCACGGCGTAGCCGAAGCCGCAGCCGCAGTCGCCCACGACGCGAGGGAGGTGCTGCAGGAGGAACAAACCGTCGGCATTCCACCAGCCGTTCGCGTTCATC GCATTATTCGTCGTCGAGCAGTCGCAGCCACACCCGTACTCGCAGTCATAGCCATCGAAGTTCACGTTCTCGCACACATTCACATTCTTCGCATTCGAGCTGTTCGACGCGAAGTAGTTCACGAAGCTCATCAAg CTCCGGCAGTTCCGGTTCCTCACGTACTGGCTCGCGATCACCATCGATTCCGCGAAGACGCGGGTCGCCCAGCTTTCTAGACCGCCGACGCATAACCAG CGCTCGCAAACGTCCGATTCCTTATCACCGAAAAACACCATCGGATGCTTCGAGTTACTGTTCGAGCTGCTATAGTCGCGAAAGTTCGCCACATTCACCATCGCGCTCACCCACGCGCAGCAGCCACAGTCCGTCGACGGCATTTTGA